DNA from Krasilnikovia cinnamomea:
ATGAACTCGCCGTGGGCCATGTTGATCACGCCCATCTGGCCGAAGGTGAAGGTCAGGCCGAGCGCGACGAGCAGCAGCACCGCCGCCATGCTCGCGCCGATGACCAGTTGGTTGAGCACCGCCATGGTCGGACGCCTTCCGCCGTCAGGACAGTCCCGTGGCCCAGCTGTAGCCCTTGAGGTACGGGTCCGGCTTGATCGGTTGGCCGGAGTTCCACACCTCCTTGATCTGCCCGTCGGGCTGGATCAGGCCGATGCGGGCGGTCTTGTAGACGTGCTGGTTCTCGCCGTCCACGGTGACCTTGCCCTCGGGTGCGTCGATGACGATGCCGCCCGCGGCCTTCTTGACCGCCTCGACATCGGTCTTGCCCGCCTTCTTGACGGCCTCGGCCCACAGGTACACCGCGTTGTAGCCGGCCTCCATCGGGTCGGAGGTGACCTTCGTGGCGCCGTACTTGGCCTTGAACGCCTTGACGAACTTGTCGTTGGCCGGGCCGGCGGTGGTCTGGTAGTAGTTCCACGCGACGAGGTGACCGGCGACGTTGTCGGGGCCGATGCCGACGACCTCCTCCTCGGCCACGCTGACCGAGACGGTGGGCATGGTGGCGGCGGTGATCCCGGCGCTGCGCAGTTGCTTGAAGAAGGCCACGTTGCTGTCGCCGTTGAGGGTGTTGAACACCGCGTCCGGCTTGGCCTGCTGGAGCTTGTTGACCACGGTGGAGTATTCGGTGTGCCCGAGCGGGGTGTACTCCTCGCCGAGGATCTGCATGCCGTTCGCGGCCGCGTACGCTTTGATGATCTTGTTGGCGGTGCGCGGGAAGACGTAGTCGCTGCCGACCAGGAAGACCCGCTTCTTGCCCTGCTGCTTGAGGTAGTCGAGGGCGGGCACGATCTGCTGGTTGGTGGTCGCCCCGGTGTAGAAGATGTATGGCGAGCTCTCCAGGCCCTCGTACTGCACCGGATACCACAGCAGCGCCTTGTTGCGTTCGAAGACCGGCAGCATCGCCTTGCGGCTGGCCGACGTCCAGCCGCCGAAGACCGTGGCGACCTTGTCCTGAGAGATGAGCTTCTGCGCCTTCTCGGCGAAGGTGGGCCAGTCGGAGGCGCCGTCCTCGACGACGGGTTCGATCTTCTTGCCCAGGACGCCGCCCGAGTTGTTGATCTCCTCGATGGCCAGCAGTTCGGCGTCGCGGACGGTGACCTCACTGATGGCCATCGTGCCGCTGAGTGAGTGCAGAATGCCGACCTTGATCGTATTCGAATTCGCTCCGCTCGCCACCGGATCATCCGCGCAACCTGCGAGGACAGCGGTGACGGTCAATGCCATGGCAACGGTCCACGATCGACCGAGAACTCTCAACATGCAGGACGTCCTCTCAGCCAGTAACCGGGGTACCCGGAAAGCTAGGACGCCGCGATTTCACGGCCCGACCGTGGTGATGTCCAACACGTTACGCAAACCTCACTGAGCCCTCACGCAGAGTGTGAGTTCACGGCGCCTCGCCGCTAATTGCCAAGCTTTTGCAACAGCGAAGATCGCCTAATATGCTGAGGCCAGTCGGAGGCTTCTCCACCCCGATCTGCCCGGGAGGCAGCATGGACGTGCGGGCGATGCACATCGCCAACGGGATCGTCGACGGCCCCGTGTCCGGCGCCTTCGCGGTGTTCGCGGTGGCGGCTCTCGCGTTCTGCGTCCGGCGCTCGCGGGCCGACCTGGACGAGCGGCTCGCGCCGATGGCCGGGCTCGTCGCGGCGTTCATCTTCGCGGTGCAGATGCTCAACTTCCAGGTCCTGCCGGGCGTCTCCGGGCACCTGCTGGGCGGCACCCTCGCGGTGATCCTGGTCGGGCCGTGGGTGGGCGCGCTGTGCGTGTCGACCGTACTCATCGTGCAGTGCCTGCTGTTCGCCGACGGCGGGCTGACCGCCCTCGGGCTGAACATCACCAACATGGCGCTGATCGGTACGGCCGCCGGATACCTGCTGGTGGTGGGGCTGCTGAAGGTGCTGCCGAAGACCCCGGGCGGGCTCGCCGCCACCGCGCTGATCGCCTCCGTCGTCAGCGTCGTGGCCACCTCCCAGGGCTTCGTCCTCGAATACGCGCTCGGCGGCACCACCCAACTGTCGCTGCCCGCGGTCTCCGGCACCCTGGCCGGCGTCCACATCCTCATCGGCATCGGCGAGGGCCTCATCGCCGCCACCACGGTGGCCACGGTCGCCCGGATCCGGCCCGACCTGGTGTACGCCCTGCGCCGCTTCCGCACCCCCGCCGCGCCGGTCACCCAACCCGAAGCACCCTCCCGGAAGGCGGCCACCCCGTGAGCAAGCGACTCGGCTGGTTCCTCGCCGGCGGCCTGCTGGTCGCCCTGCTGCTCGCCGGAGTGGTCAGCAACTTCGCCTCCGGCAGCCCCGACGGCCTCGACGCCACCGCCCGCGAGGGCTGCACCGTCAACGCCGACGACGAGATCACCGGCGGCACCTGCATGGCCCAGCAGGAACAGGACCACCAGATGGCCGGCAGCCCGCTGGCCGACTACGGCATCCGGGGCATCGACAACGCGTACCTGTCCACCGGGCTGTCCGGGGTGGCCGGGGTGCTGATCACCTTCGCCGCCGGTGGCGGCCTGTTCTGGATGGCCCGGCGGCGCCGGCAGGAGGCCTGATGGGTGCGGGCCACGCCCACCCGCTGCACCTGCCCCGGGACAGCCCGGTGCACCGGCTGGCGGCCGAGACCAAGATCGTGGCGGTGCTGACGTTCACCATCGTCGTGGTGCTGACCCCCCGGACGGAGTTCGCCGCGTTCGCCGGGTACGCCGTCCTGCTGGCTCTGGTCGCCGCGGCGGCCCGGGTTCCCGCGCCGTGGCTGCTGAAACGCTCGACGATCGAGCTGCCGTTCGTGCTGCTGGCGGTCGCCCTGCCGTTCGCCGGGCACGGGGAACGCGTCGACTGGCTGGGGATGTCGCTGTCCGTCGACGGGCTGTACGGGGCGTGGAACATCGTCGCCAAGGGCACCCTCGGCGTCCTGGCCTCGCTGCTGCTGGCCGCGACCACCACGATGCGCGACCTGATCCTCGGCCTGGACCGGTTGCGCTGCCCCGACGTGTTCACCCTGATCGCCACGTTCATGCTGCGCTACCTGGACGTGCTCACCGAGGACGCCCGCCGGATGCGGATCGCCCGGCTGTCGCGCGGCTACGATCCGCGCTTCCTCTGGCAGGTCAGGGCGTTCGCGGTCGGAGTGGGCTCGCTGTTCCTGCGGGCGTACGAGCGCGGCGAGCGGGTGTACCTCGCCATGGTGTCCCGTGGCTACACCGGCCGGCTGCCCCGCCCCGGCGACGACCGGGCACCCCGGGCCCACTGGATCGCCGCCGCGCTGCTTCCGGCCGCGTCCACCGGCATCGCCGTGACGGCGGTGCTGTCATGACGCCCTCGCTGCGCATCGACGGCCTGCACTTCGCCTATCCCGACGGCAGCGTCGCCCTGCGCGGCGTCGACCTCACCGTGCGGCAGGGCGAGCGGGTCGCCCTGCTCGGCCCCAACGGAGCCGGCAAGACCACCCTCGTGCTGCACCTCAACGGCATCCTGCACGGCGGGGCGGGCACGGTCACGGTCACCGGGCTGCCCGTGGACCCCGCGGACCGGGCCCGGCTCGCCGACATCCGGCGCCGGGTCGGCATCGTCTTCCAGGACCCCGACGATCAGCTGTTCATGCCCACGGTCGCCGAGGACGTCGCGTTCGGGCCGATCAACCTGGGCCTCCGGGGCGCGGAACTGGACGACCGCGTCGCGCGGGCGCTGACGGCGGTGGGCATGGCCGACTACCGCGACCGGGCCCCGCATCACCTGTCGTTCGGGCAGCGCCGCCGGGTCGCGGTGGCCACCGTGCTGGCCATGCGGCCCGACGTGCTGGTCCTCGACGAACCGTCGTCCAATCTGGACCCGGCCAGCCGCCGGGAACTCGCCGAGATCCTCGAAGGCCTGCCGATCACCATCCTCATGGTGACCCACGACCTGCCGTACGCCCTGCAGCTGTGCGAGCGCTCCGTCATCCTCGACGGCGGCCGGATCGCCGCCGACGCGCCGACCGAGGACGTGCTGACCGACCCGGAGCTGCTGCACCGGCACCGGCTGGAGCTGCCGTTCGGGTTCGACCCGGCGGTGGCCGCCGCGCAACGCGGCAGCCCGCCCACCCGGATCCCGCGCGCGCGAGTGCCCTGATCACCAGGTGTTCTCGTGCCACACCGACTCGACGGGCTCGCGCCTGGCGGGCCGGAACGTCGTCCCGGTGAAGTACGCGGTCGGCAGCAGCGCACCCTGGTGCACGCCGTCGGGGATGCCCAGGATCCGCGCCACCTCGGCCTCCTGCCCGAGGTGCAGCGTCGTCCACGCGGTGGCCAGCCCCCGCGCCCGGGCGGCCAGGCAGTAGCTCCAGGCGGCCGGCAGCAGCGACCCCCACAACCCGGCCTGGTTGCCCTGCGGCACCGGCTTGCCCGTACGCAGGCAGGGGATGACGAGCACGGGCACCCGGCCCATGTGCTCGCCCAGCCACAGCACGCTGTCGCCGACGCGCTGCTGCACCGCGGAGCGCTCGGGCCGGTCGGCGAACATCCGGCCCGCGAAGCGGCTCGAGTCGGCGTAGCGGGCGACCTGCTGGCGGTAGATCTCCCCCACGGCGGCGCGCTTGTCCGCGTCGGTGACGACCATGAAGTGCCAGGACTGCTCGTTGGAGCCGGACGGCGCCTGCAGGGCGATCTCCACGCATGCGCGGATCAGCTCCAGCGGCACGGGGCGGGACAGGTCCAGCCGCTTGCGCACCGTGCGGGTGGTGGTGAGCAGCTCGTCCGGGGTCAGGGGCAGCGTCATGACCCGATCATGGCATCGCGCGTGGTGGGGAGACCGCACGGCCCGCGAACTCATCCGGCGATGGCCACGAGCTCGACCTCGAAGCCGTCCGCGTCCTCCAGATAGGCGGCGTAGTGCCGCTCGCCGCCCGCGTACGGGTGGCGGTCGGGGAACAGCAGCCGCCAGCCGTGCCCGGCCGACTCCGCCACCAGCGCCTCGACGCGGCGGGCGTCCTCGACGTGGAACGCCAGATGGTTGAGCCCGGCCCGGCGGCGCTCGTGGCCACCGGGCGTCAGGTCGGGTGACCGCTCGAGGACCAGGTAGGTGTCCCCGAGTCGCCAGCTGCGCCCGGCAGGCCAGTCCTGGAACGCCGTGTACCCCAGCGCCGACAGCAGCCAGCCCCAGCTGGCGACCGCGCGTTCCAGGTTGGGCACCCACAACTCGATGTGGTGCAGCGCACCGGGCACGGGGGGCGTCACGCCGCCGAACGCTACACCTGTCCGGTTCGGGCGGCGGGGCAACCCGGACGGCACCCGGGCGGCAACCCGCGGGGACGGGTGGCTGCTTGGCACGGCCGTCCCGCTGCCGATCGTGACGGAGGAAATGGGTCCGCCCGGCGCGGCGGCGTCGCCCCGACCCGGACGAGACAGAACGGATGGTCATGGCCCGACGATCGCCGCTGCGGCGGGTCGCGGTGGCCGGGGCGCTGGCCGTGTGCCTGGCGACCGGTGCCGGGGCGGTCCCGGCCGCCTCGGCGGCGGTGACGCCGAGTTCGAGCGACGGCACTCAGCCGGGCGAGGTCGCGGCGGCGCCGCTGCGGATCATGCCGTTGGGGGACTCCATCACCTACGGGGTCGGATCGCTGACCGTGGACTCGTACCGGGAGGATCTGCGGCGGCGCCTGACCGCCGCGGGCCTGAGCGTGGACTTCGTCGGCTCCCAGGCCTCCGGCCGCGGCGCGGACCGCGACAACGAAGGCCACCCCGGCTGGACCATCCAGCAGATCGCCGCCCAGGCCGACCGATGGCTGGCCACCCAGCGGCCGGACGTCGTGCTGCTGCAGATCGGCACCAACGACATGGTGCGCAAGGTCGACGTGGCCGGGGCACCGGCGCGCCTGTCGGCCCTGATCGACCAGATCCGGGCCGCCCGCCCGTCCGCAGAGATCTTCGTCGCCAGAATCCCGTCCGCGAGACTCGCCGGCTACCGGACGCGCATCGCCGCCTTCAACGCCGCCGTCCCGCGCGTGGTGGCGGGCAAGGGTGCGCGGGTGCACCTTGTGGACCAGTCCTCCATCGGCGGCATCGACCTGCGCGACAGCGTGCACCCGCACGACTTCGGCTACGCCAAGATGGCCTTCAACTGGTACCGGGCGCTGCGCGCGGTGTACGGCATGGCCGCGCCGGGCTGGCCGGAAGGGACCAACCCGTACCGGGCCACCCGGGCGTACCGATGTGTGCTGAGGGTTCTGCCGGGCGGGAAGGGCAACCGGGTCGGCTGCGCCTGGACCCACCTGCGCCCGGTGCGCTCCACAGTGCACGGCGTGACCCGGACGACGCGCGTCTGGCAGGTCCGCCGCTCCGTGGTCGGGAAGCACCGCGTCGTCGCGGTGCCCGCCCACTACGCGTACCGGACCAGGCGGGTGAAGAGGGCCGACGGCACCTACGTCACCAGGACGGTCCGGGTGCACGTCGCCGCGACGTACGCGACCAGGACCCGGCGCGTCACCCGATGGGTCACCTACTGAGCACCCCACCCCTGGTCAGGAGTCCACTGTGATGTCTCGCTACCGCGCCGGGGCGGTCCGTCGCGCCGTGCGCGCCCAGCTGTCCCTGCTGGTCGTCGGCGTGCTCGGGGTGTCGGCGACGCTCGCGGGCGGGCCCGCCACCGCCGCCCCCGGCGTGGACCCGGCGGCACCGGTCAGCGCCGCGCCCGCCCCGGCACCCGCCGCGCCGGTCACCCGGGCCGCGTCCACGCCCCGCGGCGTGTGCCCCGCCACCTCGATGCAGGTGGTCGCCCACCAGGACGACGACATCCTGTTCGTCAACCCGGACCTGCGGACCGACATCAGGGCCGGACGGTGCATCGTCACCCTGTTCCTGACCGCCGGCGACGCCGGGCGTTCGGTCGCCTACTGGCGCGGCCGGGAGGCAGGCGCGATGGCCGCGTACGCCACGATGGCCGGGGTGCCCAACCGGTGGATCCACCGGCCGGTCACGCTGGCCGGGCACCGCATCACCCGGGTCGCGCTCGTCGGGCGCAAGATCTCCCTGCTGTTCCTGCGCCTGCCCGACGGCCACGGGTACGCCAACCACGACTGGGAGACCATCGCCAAGCTCTGGAAGGGCACCATCCCGGCCGTCCACAGCATCGACTCCGGCACCGCGTACACCAGGGACGGGCTGGTGGAGACCGTGGGCGCCGCGATGCGCACCTGGCGCCCGGACGTGGTCCGGACCCTCGACTACTCCGCCCGCTACGGGCGCGGGGACCACGGCGACCACATCTCCGCCGGGTACGTGACGTACACCGCGCACCTCTCCTACGCCACCGCCCACCGGCTGTACGGCTACCGGGGCTATCCCATCTCGGCCGAGCCCGCGAACCTGTCCCCGATCGCCGCGCGGGCCAAGCGGGCGGTGTTCTTCGCGTACGCGCCGCACGACGCGTCCGTCTGCAAGACCGAGAAGGCGTGCCGGAAGAAGCCGTACTGGTCGTGGTTCGCCCGGCAGCACCGGACCACCGCCCCGCCCCATCCCGACGCGCTGGCCACACCGCCGGTTCCGGCCGACGCCGCGCCCGCCGGCCCCTGACCTCGACCGGCGCGGCCGGCGCCACTTGCCGCGCCCGGCGCTGTTCGGCCAGGACGGGGCGCCTGCCCGGCGACCGGCTGGGGCCGTTCCGGCGAATCCGGCGGCTGCCGATCCGACTATCTTTGCCCGGCGCCCCACGATCAACCGGAGTGAACCGCCATGTCCCAGCCGCCGGAGTCCGGCCCGCCCCACGAGCGCCCGGACGAGCCGCCGCAACCGCCGGCCGCCGCGCAGCAGCCGTTCGGGGGGCTGCCCAGCTTCCCCGGCGTCGGCTGGGATCCGGCGCGGGCCGCCGCGGGCCACGGCCTGCCGTACGGCCAGCCCTGGTTCGACCCGGCGGACCCGCTGGTCAGCGACAGCTACGCGGGCTGGTGGCAGCGCGGCTTCGCGGTCGTCCGGCGCGGCTGGCGGCCCCTGCTGCTGTGCCAGGCCATCGTCGCCGTCGCGGCGCTGGTGCTGCTGATCCCGGCCCAGCTCTTCGCCGACCTGGCGACGGCCCGGGTCATCGACGACCCGGCCCGCTTCGACGAGCAGAGCTTCGCCAGCTTGTTCATCCCGATGGGCGTCTCGACGCTGGGGCTGCTGGCGTCGTATCTGGTCACGTCCGTGGGCACGCTGGTGACGGCACGGCTGGCGGTCATCGTGGCCACCGGCGGCGTGCCCCGGGTGGGTACCGCGCTGCGCGGCGTGCTGCCGCGCGTACCCGCGCTGATCGGATGGTCGTTGGTGGCCGGCCTGATCTGCCTCGCGGCGCTGCTGGCCTGCTTCGTGCCGATCCTGTACGTCGGGGCGGTGTTCGTCCTGCTTCCGATGGTGGTGCTGTTCGAGCCGGGTGAGGGCATCGGCCGGTGCTTCCGCCTCTTCCACACCGACATCGGCGTCGCCGTCGGCCGGATCGCCACCGCCGTCGTGCTCAGCTTCGGCGTCGCTCTGCCCTTCGTCGCGCTGAGCGCGGTGGCGGCGATGCTGGGGTCCCCGGGAACGGTGGCGGGCACCGGCGCGCTGATCGCGGGGTCGGTGACCTCGACGGTGCTCAGCCAGCTGGGATCGTTGGTCGCGGGGGTCGTGGTGACCCCGCTCGTGGTGGCCGCGTACGCCGACCTGCGGGCACGCAGGGAGCCGTTCAGCACCGCGCTGCTGGTCGCCTGAGCCGGTCGCGCCCGGGATCCGGGCGTGACGCCGGTCAGGCGGCCAGGGCGACCCGCTCGGCGGTGACGGTCCGCAGCGCCCACCGCATCCGCGCGGCGGCGATCTCGGGGTGCTCGCCGTACTCGACGGCCACGACTGCCGCACAGCCGGGCGCTCCGCCGTTGGTGAGCAGGCTGGCGCGGATCGCGGCGGCCACCCCGGCGTGACCCGGGTGCTCGGACGGCTGAAGTCCGCTGGCGAAGAGGGCGGCGGCCTGGTCGGTGAGACTCATCGTGATCACGTTCCTCGGGAAAGTGTTCCGATGGTTGATGGGTTGACGGTTACAGCGTGCGCCCGTGGCCCGGGCCCGCACATCCGTAGAAATCCCTATCCTTACCCCCAACCAGCGGCGAGTATCAGACGATCAGCCGGGGTATGCCTGGTACGTCGTTCGCCGCACCTGTCACGCCGACGCCAGCACCTCCTGTTCGATCAGGTCGAATATGTCGGCGTCGGTCTGCTGCTGCCAGGCCGGCAACTCGTCCCAGTCGGCGAGGTAGCTCGGCCGGGGCGCCGCGAAATGCCGGTGGACCTGCGCGATCCAGCACAGCGCCACGAACCGGCCCCGCTGGGCGCGGCTGAGCTTCGCGGTGCCTCCCCCGCTGGCGAGGACGAACTCCCGGATCGCCGCGAAGACCGACGCGGCGCTGACCTGCTCCCACTCCTGCAGTTCCTCCCACGGCGCGATGTCGGAGGTTCTCGGCTCACCTTGGAAGTAGTTCTGGACCCCCTCGATCCAGGCTTCCCGGAAGATCTTTCCACCCTCGGCCGCTTCCACCCCTTGCGTACCCTTCTGTCGTGCCGGTCTCGAATCCCGCGGTCAGTCCCGCGGGAGCGTCAGGGGTACGGGTGCCCCCGTGGCCGCGTTCCGGGCCCCGTCCAGCAGGTCCTCCCACGCCTTGCGGGCGGGCACCCGCCCGGGCACGGTCCGCTCGGCGATCGCGGCGCTGACCAGGGCGGAGGAGAAGGACGTCCCGCTCCACACCGCGTACCCGTTGAACGTCTCGGGCCGCCGCTCCGGCTTGGCCGGGCCGGGGCCGTCGGGGTCCTCCCACACCTGCACGGTGCCGTCCATGAACGTGCTCTCCAGGTTCTCCCCCGGGGCCAGCACGTCGATCCACGGGCCGTCCGGGGAGAAACTGGCCGGCTGCCCGTCGTTGCGGGCGCTGAGGGCGCCGACCGCGACGACGTCGGGCGACGCGGCGGGCCAGGCCGCCTTGCGCCGGTTGCCGTCGGGCAGGTAGCCGTGGTTGCCGGCGGCGGCCACCACGACCGTGTCCGGGTCGAGCCGCTCCAGAGCGGCGGTGAGCACCATCGGGGCGTGCGCGTCGGCGGTGTAGCAGACGAACGACAGGTTGAGCACGTCGATCCCGGCCTGGCCGGCCTCGACGATGGCCAGCGCCGCGTCCCACACGGTGGCGGCGGCGTCGGCGTCGAGGACCGGGCGCATCTGCAGCGTCACGCCCGGCGCGTAGCGGCGCAGCAGGCCGGCGATGAAGGTGGCGTGGCCCTGCTCGGCGTGCACGGGGCGGCGGATCTCGGCCGGGCCGACCCAGAACCCGCTGAGGCTGTCGTGGGCCACCATGCTGGTGTCGACGACGCCGACCTGCACCCCGGTCGGCCGCCGTACGGGCAGGTCGTTGGCCCAGGCGGGGACGGTCCGCAGGGCCTGGGGTGGCTTGCCGCCGCCGTGCGAGACCTCGCCGACGCCGCCGACGCCGCCGTCCCCGCCGTCGGGGTTCTGCTTGCCGGGCACCCAGCCGACCACGCGGTTCTTGCCGACCGTCGGGGTCCAGTTGCAGTACTGGGCGCCGAACCCGGCGCGCAGACTCCACAGCACCCGGTCGAGGGGGTCGGCGTCCGCGCCGGGGCGGGGGAAACCGTTGAACACGGGGCCCGCGCCCTCGCTGTCGGCCCACCCCTCCAGGGCGGTGGCGAGGCCGTTCATGTCCGTGACGGCGACGCGGGCCAGCCCGAGTGCCGTGCTGCGGTCCGCGCCCTCCGGGTCGGTGTAGAGCGGCCGCGAGTCGCCCGGCCGGTCATCCCATTTGCGGGCGACGTCGAACGCTCTCAGCACCGTGTCCAGGTGCGGCAGAGCCACTATGACCTCATCCAGCCGTTGTTGCGTCAACGTCATCAACCCCTCAGTACACGGGCGCTCGGGCGCACGGTCCAGGCTACTGACTGATGGGCGACCTGGCATGATAAGTACTGTTTGTGACAGATCCTGGCGCGTATCCTTCACCCAACGCTTCCGCGGGACGGTGATGGCCCGATGACCGCAGCACCTGCACTCCTCAGCCGGGCGGAGGCGCCCTCGGCCGAGGCGATGCGGCTCGCCACGGTGCAGCCCGGCCACGCCCGCCGGCTGGCGATGGAGGCCGAACGCGCCGCCCTGCACACCGGCGACTGGGCCGACCTGAGCGTGGCCCGGCGCGCCCACGGGGTCGCCGCCATCCAGCTGCGCGACCTCGACGAGGCCATGACCCAGCTGCGCGGCTCCCTCTCCGCCGCCCAGCGCGCCGGATCGGCGCAACTGGCCGGCGAGGCCCGGATGAGCCTGGCCTCGGCGCTGGCCCTGCGCGGGCGCGCCCTGCACGCGTTCCGGGAGATCGACGGCGCGCTGCGGGAGCTCAGCGGAGTCTCCGCCGCCCGGGCGATGGTGCAGCGCTCCGCCATCCTGCAGGAGATGGGCCGCGTCGACGAGGCCCTCGAAGCGGTACGCCCCGCGCTGCCGCTGCTGCGCCGCTTCGGCGACGCCCAGTGGGAGACCCGGGCGCTGAGCAACCGCAGCCTGCTGCACCTCGAACGGCGCGCGTTCGCCGCCGCCGAGACGGATCTGCTCACCGCGCTGCGCCTGTGCGAGCGGCACGGCCTGGAACTGCCCCGCGCGTACGTGGAACAGAACCTCGGCTGCCTGAAGGCCAGCAAGGGTGAGGTGCCCGCGGCCCTGGAGTTCTTCGAACGCGCCGAACACCGCTACCGCGGGCTCGGCCTGGAGGTCGGCTCGCTGCTGGTCGACCGCGCCCAGGTGCTGCTGGCCGTACGGCTGGTCGAGGAGGCCCGGGCCACCGCCGAGGCGGCGGTGCACGCGTACTCGAAGCAGCGGCGGATCCACCTGCCGGAGGCGCGCCTGCTGCTGTCCACGGTGGCCCTGGTCGAGGGCGACCTGCGCACGGCGGAGGACGCCGCGAACCGGGCGGTCCGCGAATTCCGCCGCCAGGGCCGCCACCAGTGGCTGGCGCTGGCCCGGCACGCCCGGCTGCAGGCGCGGATGGTCCGCGACCCGGCGCGGGTCACCTCGGGGCAGGCGCGCCGCTCGGCCGACGAACTGGCCGCGGCGGGCTGGGAGGTGCCCGCGCTGGAAGCCCGGGTCATCGCCGGGCGGCTCGCCCTGGAACGCCGCCAGCCGGGGCTGGCCCAGCGCGACCTGTGCCTGGCCAGCCGGGCCCGCACGGCCGGTCCGGCCGACGTGCGCGCCCGCGCGTGGCTGGCCGAGGCGATGCTGCGCCGCGCGGGCGGCCGCCCGTACGGTGCGCTGCGTGCGCTCTCCGCCGGCCTGCGCATCCTGGAGGAGCACCAGGCGACGATGGGGGCCACGGAGCTGCGCGCGCACGTGTCGGCCCATCGCGGCGCGCTGGCCCGCCTCGGGGTCAGCATCAGTCTGGCCGCCGGCAACGCCCGTGGGGTCTACCAGTGGACCGAGCGGGGCCGTGCCGTCTCGGTGCTGCTGCGCCCGGTCCACCCGCCGGCCGATCCGGTGCTGGCCCGGATGCTGGCCGACCTGCGCGCGACCATGACCGAGATCGACCAGCACCGCGGGGCGGGACGCCCCACCTCCGCCCTGGTGCAGCACCAGGTGGCCACCGAACGCCGGATCCGCGACCACTGCCGCAAGGCGGCGGCGTCCGGCTGCGGCGGCGGCGCCTCGCCACCGGAGATCGACGAGCTGGCGGCCGTGCTGGGCCCGGCGGCGCTGATCGAGTACGTCGAACTCGACGACGAGCTGCACGCGGTCACCGTGGTCGACGGCCGGGCCCGGCTCACCCGGCTCGGCCCGCTCACCGAGGTCCACGCCGGCCTGCGGCACCTGCCGTTCGCCCTGCACCGGATGGCCAACGCGCGTACCCCGAAGGTCAGCGCGATGGCGGCCGCCGCCGTGCTGGAGAAGGTCCGCGACGGCTTCGACCGCGTCCTCATGCGCCCGCTGGCGCGGCTGATCGGGGACCGTCCGCTGGTCGTGGTGCCGACCGGGCCGCTGCAGTCGCTGCCCTGGTCCGTCCTGCCCTCGTGTGTGGGGCGGCCGGTGACGGTCGCGCCGTCGGCGGCGCGGTGGTACCGCTCGGCGCGCCGGACCGGGGCCGCGCCCTCGCCCCGGGTGGTGGTGGTCGCCGGTCCCGGGCTGCCGGGGGCGCGCGACGAGGCCGAGGCGGTCGCGGAGCTGTACCCCGGATCGGTGCGGCTGTTCGAGGAGCGGGCCGACGCGACCCATGTGTCGGCCGCGATGAGCGG
Protein-coding regions in this window:
- a CDS encoding S8 family peptidase, with translation MALPHLDTVLRAFDVARKWDDRPGDSRPLYTDPEGADRSTALGLARVAVTDMNGLATALEGWADSEGAGPVFNGFPRPGADADPLDRVLWSLRAGFGAQYCNWTPTVGKNRVVGWVPGKQNPDGGDGGVGGVGEVSHGGGKPPQALRTVPAWANDLPVRRPTGVQVGVVDTSMVAHDSLSGFWVGPAEIRRPVHAEQGHATFIAGLLRRYAPGVTLQMRPVLDADAAATVWDAALAIVEAGQAGIDVLNLSFVCYTADAHAPMVLTAALERLDPDTVVVAAAGNHGYLPDGNRRKAAWPAASPDVVAVGALSARNDGQPASFSPDGPWIDVLAPGENLESTFMDGTVQVWEDPDGPGPAKPERRPETFNGYAVWSGTSFSSALVSAAIAERTVPGRVPARKAWEDLLDGARNAATGAPVPLTLPRD
- a CDS encoding CHAT domain-containing protein, with the translated sequence MTAAPALLSRAEAPSAEAMRLATVQPGHARRLAMEAERAALHTGDWADLSVARRAHGVAAIQLRDLDEAMTQLRGSLSAAQRAGSAQLAGEARMSLASALALRGRALHAFREIDGALRELSGVSAARAMVQRSAILQEMGRVDEALEAVRPALPLLRRFGDAQWETRALSNRSLLHLERRAFAAAETDLLTALRLCERHGLELPRAYVEQNLGCLKASKGEVPAALEFFERAEHRYRGLGLEVGSLLVDRAQVLLAVRLVEEARATAEAAVHAYSKQRRIHLPEARLLLSTVALVEGDLRTAEDAANRAVREFRRQGRHQWLALARHARLQARMVRDPARVTSGQARRSADELAAAGWEVPALEARVIAGRLALERRQPGLAQRDLCLASRARTAGPADVRARAWLAEAMLRRAGGRPYGALRALSAGLRILEEHQATMGATELRAHVSAHRGALARLGVSISLAAGNARGVYQWTERGRAVSVLLRPVHPPADPVLARMLADLRATMTEIDQHRGAGRPTSALVQHQVATERRIRDHCRKAAASGCGGGASPPEIDELAAVLGPAALIEYVELDDELHAVTVVDGRARLTRLGPLTEVHAGLRHLPFALHRMANARTPKVSAMAAAAVLEKVRDGFDRVLMRPLARLIGDRPLVVVPTGPLQSLPWSVLPSCVGRPVTVAPSAARWYRSARRTGAAPSPRVVVVAGPGLPGARDEAEAVAELYPGSVRLFEERADATHVSAAMSGAGLVHVAAHGHLRSDNPLFSALRLADGPYTVYDLELLPSPPHQVVLAACDTGRSHVVAGEEVLGLTAALLSQGTTTLVAPVVPVPDGETAPLMRAYHAQLLAGRTPAEALASAQERTRAQGILPLAAAAGFVCLGAGLA